Proteins found in one Spirochaetaceae bacterium genomic segment:
- a CDS encoding nucleotide exchange factor GrpE: protein MKKNRTGNDSDRGRSGRAQRRSDAKRREAADSAASAAAESPASEPVAAHRQAASNGVDRVPDGDGSHPHGASGGHSSDLKQDDDAATVDAPDAGDGDVAATDSGSGQVADLTAEIAQLRDDLLRKQADFENSRKRLIRDKEEAIRFANDALLLDLTGILDDFGRAISASETSRDFTTLYSGIELIEKQLLATLERKWGLSRFDSAGQPFDPERHEALATEPSTEYREATVLEDYQKGYVLHGRVIRAARVRVATPVEEARDVPNLDAGSDGSG from the coding sequence ATGAAGAAGAATCGCACGGGCAACGACTCGGACCGTGGTCGATCAGGCAGAGCGCAGCGTCGTAGCGACGCCAAGCGCCGGGAGGCTGCCGACAGCGCCGCGTCGGCGGCTGCCGAATCCCCCGCCTCGGAACCGGTAGCAGCACATCGGCAGGCCGCTTCGAATGGTGTCGATCGCGTCCCTGATGGCGATGGAAGCCACCCGCACGGTGCGTCCGGTGGCCATTCCTCCGACCTGAAGCAGGACGACGACGCGGCCACGGTGGACGCGCCCGACGCTGGTGACGGGGATGTTGCGGCTACCGATTCGGGGTCCGGTCAAGTCGCCGACCTGACCGCCGAGATCGCCCAGCTTCGGGACGATTTGTTGCGCAAACAAGCGGATTTCGAAAACTCCCGAAAGCGTCTGATTCGAGACAAGGAAGAAGCGATCAGGTTTGCCAACGATGCTCTTCTTCTCGATCTTACCGGCATCCTCGACGACTTCGGGCGCGCCATTTCGGCATCCGAAACGAGCCGTGATTTCACCACGCTGTACAGCGGCATCGAATTGATCGAGAAGCAACTCCTCGCGACATTGGAACGCAAGTGGGGGTTGAGCCGGTTCGACTCCGCGGGGCAACCGTTCGACCCCGAGCGCCACGAGGCACTCGCTACCGAACCGTCCACGGAATACCGTGAAGCCACCGTACTCGAAGACTACCAGAAAGGGTATGTACTGCACGGCCGCGTTATTCGCGCGGCGCGAGTGCGGGTCGCCACTCCGGTGGAGGAGGCACGCGATGTGCCGAATCTCGACGCCGGTTCCGATGGATCAGGGTAA